Proteins encoded together in one Cicer arietinum cultivar CDC Frontier isolate Library 1 chromosome 4, Cicar.CDCFrontier_v2.0, whole genome shotgun sequence window:
- the LOC113786131 gene encoding uncharacterized protein — MEFPLLKKYRSCDILPCSWFSVAWYPIYRIPVGPSLKNSEASFITFHNLTTHFPSQNQPKMHEDEPLKIALPIFGLATYKVKRSILPLPKVSESQQMNSLVKGAEDWLKNLNLKMQHHDYMHFVNHV, encoded by the exons ATGGAATTTCCTCTTTTGAAAAAGTATAGGAGTTGTGACATTTTGCCGTGCAGCTGGTTTTCAGTTGCTtg GTATCCAATTTACCGAATCCCCGTTGGACCATCGCTCAAAAATTCGGAAGCATCATTTATAACTTTTCATAATTTGACAACTCACTTTCCAA gccaaaatcaaccaaagatGCATGAAGATGAACCCTTGAAAATAGCTCTTCCCATTTTTGGGCTTGCTACTTACAAGGTGAAACGCTCAATTCTGCCTCTTCCTAAAGTATCTGAATCTCAACAAATGAACTCTCTAGTGAAGGGTGCTGAGGATTGGTTAAAGAATTTGAATCTCAAGATGCAACACCATGATTACATGCACTTTGTTAATCATGTATAG
- the LOC101495218 gene encoding uncharacterized protein: MSKSSTSSFSKNVGSNSNRFYKCPVSQNKKNKQQLHQKKAESAKQDSRISCLSEPISRSPVSITNLNTLLSIFTPFVHVKFLSEGESEGSSSCESVKKAYFELEELWDYYKEWSAYGLEVPLTLFEDEAVMQYFVPSLSGIQLYVQHDHHQGFGQEILRTHTINSLKSLEKNRTASKKTDEESGDNASKETTNTLVFQYFEFKRPFERQPLNDKASPFFKSSSYFTLDPLFPI; the protein is encoded by the exons ATGTCAAAATCCAGTACCTCTTCTTTCTCAAAAAATGTTGGCTCTAATTCTAACCGGTTCTACAAGTGTCCGGTTTCacagaacaaaaaaaataagcAGCAGCTGCACCAGAAGAAGGCCGAATCCGCTAAACAGGACTCGCGTATCAGCTGTTTATCTGAGCCGATATCTCGGAGTCCTGTTAGCATAACTAACCTCAATACCCTCTTATCAATATTCACCCCTTTCGTCCATGTTAAATTTTTATCTGAG GGTGAGAGTGAAGGAAGTAGCAGTTGTGAATCTGTGAAAAAAGCATACTTTGAGCTTGAAGAATTGTGGGATTATTATAAAGAATGGAGTGCTTATGGTTTGGAGGTTCCGCTTACTCTATTCGAAGATGAAGCTGTGATGCAGTACTTTGTTCCATCTTTATCTGGAATTCAGTTGTATGTTCAACATGATCATCATCAAGGCTTCGG TCAAGAAATTCTACGCACTCACACAATCAATAGTTTGAAGTCGTTGGAAAAAAATCGAACGGCTTCGAA GAAAACTGATGAGGAAAGTGGTGACAATGCTTCAAAGGAGACAACTAATACGCTTGTCTTTCAATATTTTGAGTTCAAACGACCATTTGAACGCCAACCTCTTAATGATAAGGCAAGTCCTTTTTTCAAATCTTCCTCTTATTTCACATTGGATCCTCTTTTCCCAATTTGA